Proteins encoded within one genomic window of Anopheles gambiae chromosome 3, idAnoGambNW_F1_1, whole genome shotgun sequence:
- the LOC133392817 gene encoding uncharacterized protein LOC133392817 isoform X1, producing the protein MELPVTIRERSVDIRTVIEVKGKYIVLSEIKSRIETLLANSTVEEVRIFAGIILTIDVDLSRDVWHGRNLVVLANEIKVCTAVRWNVSGKDNDHTYTSNAGTDGNGVGKQGADGYPGESGGNVLLQANTIQHPERLTIISNGANGSNGQDGGNGKAGVDGKGISRADFEDKFPPTAKFLEGPRASRVETTVKNIKNLTRNIKTQWLVTTMPLFPVNTTHRENVLYHTDFRIDYFNSLYIEVETHDGCEITFSFQQGTTFYNCQSFLMYKGTSGQRGQAGGGYGLGGQGGFAGEVTIKRLYDGRTFDIKTYCNRGNDGDNGNGGLYGAHGKNGWDMGYVDYITHEPKLYGQDEKSKLQLSFYEENSSSRMYCPYKAYIDSSYKYAGFQVSRIDHQSSNEFRERNNTQSRTDRQHHAKAIGKKSIPGLRIAAAFSEYLQEIEQERQQLEKQRIEREKQELERLRIEKEKQELKKQREELEKQNLEKQRIERERKQELEKQRIENEKEQLEKQRIEQEQQELERQRIEKERQELEKQRIEQERQNMLQQRIEQEKQRLTQQQIEKERQQEMAEQVKEYLNCDALQQVVESQYADLDRVTDLDIKRFVNFTQDTSDQDRNEFVKLGEMYKDPGREEIFSKLYNNLNLDDWLQLRTRPADRPELVSLVEHFETLKSQFERLLGRDCSAKITPITETLKIKYKTAILKEITQELPTYHTTVNRFVLTAQTVARYLEETDEKNDTFYHPVLGTLKQYIFENNPAQRDNINKFMAKASESNDNAIKRAVETFIMETDSSKDENKRVKLFYDEYQNYLEKQQRNIDAITQSLAAELKKSKHQEAFRLWNESIDDDGLLEDFEELIRKDKVLSSLYDELKRAENAEYDWERCCADEKIQEIFQINLKQEGIMCKSYRILLAYVYDVNIRVYAKNEDNEIVLIEDHNPKSIKITHILHKSNEFIQLKINESFRQLEEERLHKDRIFRRILTEINGMQDIQTIENYFERKIFYRNSSIFAKMFEDLDDEITVEKIAAFFSADEKDQIAHRLKNISPKYTGQHGVFESILLRFSFEGSHVSSNELCFLINSILAHTVEARQERYTFSWIVAAYNQCSWTDELVLLQLENCYKRQLQEKPKWRKYMSKIENKAVLLVFSVQFTRKPCPAQCVEDILHLLSNIPIESICLDELELTEWPYVLKECYWTHKLKALITWGNDSEALTSASFFVLSIENTYGNKLVENLFESLVEKRSELTHSMLLNVLSCFHKQKWNLCVDDINLLSRCSIKKWIKHMEEKFKINLKELNISQIATIIRGNANTSNNIVKHLPQIENSVTSIYNNKRTIHTSLISSFLLNDVEKWVQEFHVKNQKTNTNMYEEMLAVIGRAIELKRGFKLRDTQLLTILALLVNDNSTLAQVSTGEGKSLIVVATAIIKALLGEKVDIITSSSVLAQRDAVTNNDIYELFGLSASHNCSEQIEERKEAYSCNQIIYGDLANFQRDYLLDRFYGKHVLGDRSFENVIVDEVDSMLLDKGNNMLYLSHDIAGMDKLESVYLFIWQMVNSPTDLPEDVHMEAVKRSVLSDMYAIIQKEDIQSLDNALGKSNVLVLWERLIKSGIINDAGRLQTKAIDSNKLEKVLRPDFTQYKDRLSFLLMSCLERETCIKIPNYLKAFVERHLDRWISSAITALYMVPGQYYVVDVDRSGTSADLNANVIILDRDTGTDQVSSQWDEALHQFLQLKHGCKLSTQSLKAVFISNVTYLKMYELLYGLTGTLGSQRERHLLEEIHRVDFVTVPTAKSKQFEEYEPIICSSSEDWKKQIRQEVNKLTKIDKRSVLIICETIRDVESFQMVFDSEEHSNVHTYVRDYETFTVAEGDRKLEPGHVIIATNLAGRGTDIKISDDLRKAGGLHVILTYLPANIRIEEQAFGRAARSGDKGSGRMIIMITDGKMHNRSMIFTLKQKRNVDELFRISAIKTYYETTIKTEESCFEAFNELYEKKMKLLANAKEPVKDILLQCCLDRWSFWLDENNVQIGKASDDASKREVKQLLEHFLSQFDDLKATSANYWPAWVEENPMQMIKLGKYISQHDSKHRDTAMQLFGKVISNEPCFCEAAYYYRAYTRSLDNMNVGDFKKDLRMAEKLLNDHIKYAMHASGMVCKLKNNTPPIEGYEEQKKCLINLYSLFIQSIDDMLGHAVSPESFVNYEIKEDVAGIIFDDLVRIGMIKKAQVIDNIPNDQIQRLHVEYGIPVDQLKKFLAQHRGPIDDKEFLKAIRESFSFPSRSEFWETLINQKALLSVERYVAINEERLKIMNPALMNVLKEKVDKGQLVKAVVKLDKRQILLIHEQQSQFYYEKEKLIDMIGKTKYISLEENGLLSCNEKATIDPSRITGCVFSAFDSITVQDITNKTRITTSEAKNIIAELLKRNVLQKRGETFVLPMNYDDSQDVLLPTYPVYESVVRNVLASCFAYRLALRNIARQLEEENCSDIRIELKPNPHQMFFTDLLEHKIILPPMATHEIDESKIKAMYKTSWSKGAWISILSKDIGLSQEYTKLLVDVLLKNRFIVPNPLMELLLFSPSNNMSEEIKNALTSYRFSSKDDRTSVAYLKSCIASINQKHGLLESYDVGVAIEKWFNNQLLLIENGTAKHIENVLSKSKSSLAALNVPHGALKSIMDFYGKGNFGSIDEMRIFITNGLEHLLELGERKWTMEMILKTSLVLAFGVAQITIGAIMMVYSVGMMTHVAGAFMGEGVSDIMFAVGSFKSGHFSWKDYGKHKLQSLLFTIGTAGVGMYLSQGAKMSRIGYKVAGPSLEYGGKRVAESSGKQLIKAVGGRTVVKEIAKCVALKTAESVAFAVANTAVDTVVENHLQSMLNSLASDILSGVKGEVANHKVAHNLQKAYDRLGENDARALVNDLTNAYMLEQNTTQTFLPFTKQISQSVMQGIGKANKKTGTTNSAMVLINQISRVMDCVDRVAQVYKMRNATYQLLDSINIEMERKLANIEQNSAPSKETPVNGKDFERFQREVVEQWETTLSKHVGQLIAQHVVLPVLKMGVNSVLLHVGTALKDIRRSMIESELSRDVHRLKDEHEQKMNRPDMTAETKRQLTEEYHGQLLKIMRKTRSPSLFATIIRENVPMDLTCVGACTPMIHKMLQAQHGALSGLTITVHGEKGIKQSFSSGTGGPEIHLDLKGNHFTFGAGESTVATTGNNCLYGALATAIPDLQAVGEDSFRSMLCDSIQNDDSMHHHIRQGWHRVPLKHGAVGGARKSPANTTNKGDGTFKTPTVILSNDRPKGKPKARCLSKTPYVDDESSTTNELQGDSSQPVTNDSRTPEYHLDSRVAHHTGRFAGELKKIAEITNIPVDELIKAGRSMFKASRNCSGQNQQQAHVVRVSILVERLKTDFPDLYQRLTRHAGHTQLVDKFVNVFHKIGGDIDRNQADWILDLATVDFTKGLNDHSRGVFEKYKSSVLRVFDNNINSNKYSKEQVLVIKNARKIINNTSTEVLFERAQKGYDFKYEYKPSGRGVGRPKIYRTENEE; encoded by the coding sequence ATGGAATTGCCGGTGACGATACGGGAGAGGAGTGTGGACATCCGAACGGTGATTGAAGTGAAAGGGAAATATATCGTGCTAAGTGAAATTAAATCACGCATAGAAACCCTCTTGGCCAACTCTACTGTTGAAGAGGTTCGTATCTTTGCTGGCATCATTCTTACCATCGATGTGGATCTTTCTCGCGATGTTTGGCATGGGCGAAATCTGGTGGTTTTGGCGAACGAAATCAAAGTGTGCACTGCGGTTCGTTGGAATGTGTCTGGGAAAGATAACGACCATACCTACACGTCCAATGCCGGTACGGATGGGAACGGTGTTGGCAAACAAGGAGCCGATGGATATCCGGGCGAAAGTGGAGGTAACGTTTTATTGCAGgcaaacacaattcaacacCCCGAACGATTGACGATCATTTCGAACGGTGCAAACGGAAGCAACGGTCAGGATGGTGGCAATGGAAAGGCGGGCGTCGACGGTAAAGGTATCTCTAGGGCAGACTTTGAGGACAAGTTTCCGCCGACTGCCAAGTTTTTGGAGGGGCCTCGTGCTAGCCGCGTAGAAACCACTgtcaaaaacattaaaaacttAACTCGAAACATTAAAACACAGTGGTTGGTTACAACAATGCCCTTATTTCCCGTCAATACCACTCACAGAGAAAACGTACTTTATCACACGGATTTTCGTATCGATTACTTTAACAGTCTTTACATCGAGGTGGAAACGCACGATGGCTGCGAGATAACTTTTTCTTTTCAGCAAGGCACAACGTTTTACAACTGCCAATCGTTTCTGATGTACAAGGGAACATCTGGCCAGCGTGGACAGGCTGGCGGAGGATATGGGCTGGGAGGTCAAGGTGGATTTGCTGGCGAAGTGACAATTAAACGTTTATACGACGGTCGTACGTTTGACATTAAGACATACTGCAACCGGGGCAATGATGGAGATAACGGAAATGGTGGATTGTATGGTGCGCACGGTAAAAATGGTTGGGACATGGGTTATGTGGATTACATAACGCACGAACCAAAATTGTATGGACAGGATGAAAAGAGCAAACTTCAGCTGTCGTTCTATGAAGAAAATTCATCCAGCAGAATGTATTGTCCATATAAGGCTTACATCGACAGCAGCTACAAATATGCTGGATTCCAGGTATCAAGAATTGACCATCAATCTAGTAACGAATTCAGGGAAAGGAACAACACCCAGTCACGTACCGACAGACAGCATCATGCGAAAGCAATAGGGAAGAAATCCATTCCTGGGCTGCgcattgctgctgcatttTCCGAATACTTGCAAGAAATTGAACAAGAAAGGCAGCAATTGGAAAAACAAAGAATCGAGAGAGAAAAGCAAGAATTAGAACGGCTGCGAatcgagaaagaaaaacaggaaTTAAAGAAACAACGGGAAGaacttgaaaaacaaaatttggaAAAACAACGGatcgagagagaaaggaagcaGGAATTGGAGAAACAACGGATTGAAAACGAAAAGGAACAATTGGAAAAACAACGGATTGAGCAAGAACAGCAGGAATTGGAGAGACAACGAATCGAAAAGGAAAGACAGGAACTGGAAAAACAACGGATCGAACAAGAAAGGCAGAACATGTTGCAACAGCGAATCGAACAAGAAAAGCAACGTTTAACACAACAGCAGATTGAAAAAGAAAGGCAACAAGAAATGGCTGAACAGGTGAAAGAATATTTGAATTGTGATGCATTGCAGCAAGTTGTTGAAAGCCAATACGCAGATCTTGATCGAGTCACGGATCTGGACATAAAACGGTTTGTTAATTTTACACAAGATACTTCTGATCAGGATCGAAACGAGTTTGTTAAACTTGGTGAAATGTATAAAGATCCTGGTCGAGAGGAAATATTCagcaaattgtacaataacTTGAATCTAGACGATTGGCTACAGCTTCGAACACGTCCTGCTGATCGCCCTGAGCTGGTGTCTTTGGTGGAACATTTTGAAACATTAAAATCACAGTTCGAACGATTGCTTGGAAGGGATTGCAGTGCTAAGATAACGCCCATTACGGAAACGTTGAAAATCAAGTATAAAACAGCAATTCTAAAAGAAATTACTCAGGAACTGCCGACCTATCACACAACAGTGAATCGTTTCGTATTGACAGCACAGACTGTAGCGAGATATCTGGAAGAAACGGATGAAAAAAATGACACATTTTATCATCCCGTTCTTGGCACTTTAAAGcaatacatttttgaaaacaatCCAGCTCAACGAGATAACATTAACAAATTCATGGCAAAAGCATCAGAAAGTAACGACAATGCGATCAAACGTGCCGTAGAAACATTCATTATGGAAACAGATAGCTCAAAAGATGAAAATAAACGTGTGAAACTGTTTTATGATGAGTATCAGAATTATTTGGAGAAACAGCAAAGAAATATTGATGCTATAACGCAATCATTAGCAGCAGAACTAAAGAAATCTAAACATCAAGAAGCATTCCGTCTGTGGAATGAAAGCATTGATGACGATGGTTTGCTGGAGGATTTTGAAGAATTGATTAGAAAAGATAAGGTGTTAAGCTCACTGTATGATGAACTGAAGCGTGCCGAAAATGCTGAATATGATTGGGAAAGGTGTTGTGCCGATGAAAAAATACAAGAAATATTCCAGATCAACTTAAAGCAGGAAGGAATCATGTGCAAAAGTTACAGAATACTGCTAGCGTATGTATATGATGTGAACATTCGGGTGTATGCCAAGAATGAAGACAATGAAATCGTTCTGATAGAAGATCATAATccaaaatccattaaaattacACACATTTTACACAAATCGAACGAATTCATTCAACTGAAAATCAATGAAAGCTTCCGCCAGTTAGAAGAAGAGCGTCTGCACAAGGATCGAATTTTCAGACGAATTCTGACGGAGATAAACGGAATGCAGGACATACAGACCATCGAGAATTACTTCGAACGAAAAATATTTTATCGAAACAGTTCTATTTTCGCTAAAATGTTTGAAGATTTAGACGACGAGATAACAGTTGAAAAGATTGCAGCATTTTTTTCAGCCGATGAGAAGGACCAAATTGCTCATCGTCTGAAGAACATTTCTCCCAAATACACCGGCCAACATGGAGTGTTCGAAAGCATCTTGCTGCGTTTTTCTTTCGAAGGCAGCCATGTGTCATCTAACGAACTGTGTTTCTTAATCAACTCTATACTTGCTCACACTGTTGAAGCAAGGCAAGAAAGGTACACCTTTTCATGGATTGTTGCAGCATACAATCAGTGCAGTTGGACAGATGAgctggtgttgctgcagcTGGAGAACTGCTACAAGAGACAGCTGCAGGAAAAACCCAAATGGCGCAAGTACATGTCAAAAATCGAAAATAAGGCAGTTTTGTTAGTATTTTCTGTTCAGTTTACTCGTAAGCCTTGTCCTGCGCAGTGTGTTGAAGATATCTTGCACTTGCTGAGTAACATTCCAATAGAATCGATTTGTCTAGATGAACTGGAGCTAACAGAGTGGCCTTATGTGCTTAAGGAATGCTATTGGACACATAAGTTGAAAGCTCTTATAACGTGGGGAAATGACTCGGAAGCCTTAACTTCTGCTTCGTTCTTCGTTCTGTCCATAGAGAACACGTATGGAAACAAGTTGGTGGAGAATTTATTTGAATCGTTGGTGGAAAAGCGCAGTGAGCTTACGCATTCTATGTTATTAAACGTGCTATCTTGCTTTCATAAACAAAAGTGGAATTtatgtgttgatgatattaaCCTTTTAAGTCGATGTAGTATCAAGAAATGGATTAAACATATGGAAGAAAAGTTCAAGataaacttaaaggaattaaatatttcacagaTAGCAACTATCATTAGAGGCAATGCTAACACATCAAATAATATAGTGAAACATTTACCTCAAATTGAAAATTCAGTAACAAGCATTTATAATAACAAGAGAACGATACACACGAGTTTGATATCCTCTTTTTTGCTCAACGACGTAGAAAAATGGGTTCAAGAGTTCCATGTTAAGAACCAGAAAACGAATACAAACATGTACGAAGAAATGCTTGCTGTAATAGGTAGGGCAATTGAGCTTAAGAGAGGGTTTAAGTTACGAGACACCCAGCTATTGACAATTTTGGCCTTACTAGTCAACGATAACAGCACTTTGGCACAAGTATCTACAGGCGAAGGTAAATCATTGATCGTAGTAGCGACCGCGATCATTAAAGCGCTCCTAGGGGAGAAGGTAGATATTATCACCAGCTCCTCAGTACTGGCTCAACGAGATGCTGTCACCAACAATGATATCTACGAATTGTTTGGTCTTAGTGCCTCCCACAACTGTAGCGAACAGATAGAGGAGCGAAAGGAAGCTTACTCATGTAATCAAATAATTTACGGAGATTTGGCAAACTTTCAACGTGACTATTTATTAGACAGATTTTATGGAAAGCATGTATTGGGTGATCGTAGCTTTGAAAATGTGATCGTCGATGAGGTGGACAGCATGTTGCTCGATAAGGGAAACAATATGCTATACCTGTCGCATGACATTGCTGGTATGGATAAGCTGGAATCGGTATACTTGTTCATTTGGCAAATGGTCAACAGTCCAACCGATCTTCCGGAAGATGTACATATGGAAGCGGTTAAAAGATCAGTTTTAAGTGACATGTATGCAATCATCCAGAAAGAGGATATCCAAAGTTTGGACAATGCTTTGGGAAAATCGAATGTATTGGTGCTATgggagagattaattaagtctGGAATAATAAATGACGCAGGAAGATTACAAACGAAAGCTATTGATTCCAACAAATTAGAAAAAGTACTTAGACCAGATTTCACACAATACAAAGATCGTCTAAGCTTCTTGCTTATGTCTTGTCTCGAACGCGAAACGTGCATCAAAATACCAAATTATCTAAAAGCATTCGTGGAGAGACACTTGGACCGTTGGATATCCAGTGCCATAACAGCGCTGTACATGGTCCCGGGACAGTACTATGTGGTCGACGTCGATAGATCGGGAACAAGTGCCGACCTTAATGCAAATGTAATTATTCTCGATAGGGATACGGGTACTGATCAGGTGAGCTCACAGTGGGATGAGGCGTTGCACCAATTTTTGCAGCTTAAGCACGGTTGTAAGCTGTCAACCCAAAGCCTGAAAGCAGTTTTCATTTCCAACGTTACATATTTGAAAATGTATGAACTGCTTTATGGTTTAACAGGAACGTTAGGAtcacagagagaaagacatCTGCTTGAGGAGATACATCGGGTTGACTTTGTTACTGTTCCTACCGCCAAGTCGAAGCAGTTTGAAGAGTATGAACCTATCATTTGTTCGAGCAGTGAGGATTGGAAAAAACAAATACGACAAGAGGTGAATAAACTaacaaaaattgataaaagaTCGGTCCTGATCATTTGTGAGACGATCAGAGATGTCGAATCATTCCAGATGGTGTTTGATTCTGAGGAGCACTCAAACGTTCACACTTATGTACGTGATTATGAAACGTTTACTGTTGCGGAAGGGGACAGAAAGTTGGAACCGGGACACGTTATCATTGCTACCAATTTGGCAGGTCGTGGCACAGATATAAAAATATCCGACGACCTTCGGAAGGCCGGAGGGTTACACGTGATACTAACATACCTTCCGGCGAACATTCGAATTGAAGAGCAAGCATTCGGAAGAGCAGCTAGAAGCGGAGATAAGGGATCGGGTCGgatgataataatgataacCGATGGAAAAATGCACAATCGTTCTATGATATTTACCCTCAAGCAAAAACGCAATGTCGATGAGCTTTTCCGCATATCTGCTATAAAAACTTATTACGAAACCACTATTAAAACAGAAGAGAGTTGTTTTGAAGCATTCAACGAGTtgtatgagaaaaaaatgaaacttttAGCTAATGCGAAAGAGCCAGTGAAGGATATTCTGCTCCAATGTTGTTTGGACAGATGGTCGTTTTGGTTAGACGAAAACAATGTACAGATAGGAAAAGCATCAGATGACGCTTCCAAGCGGGAAGTAAAACAACTGTTGGAGCACTTTCTATCACAATTTGATGATCTGAAAGCAACGAGCGCAAACTATTGGCCAGCTTGGGTTGAAGAAAACCCAATGCAAATGATCAAATTGggaaaatatatttcacaacACGATTCGAAGCATCGCGATACAGCAATGCAACTGTTTGGGAAAGTTATCTCGAATGAACCGTGTTTTTGCGAAGCCGCTTATTACTATCGTGCATACACACGATCGCTTGACAACATGAACGTTGGCGACTTCAAAAAGGATTTGCGTATGGCAGAAAAACTCTTAAACGATCATATAAAATATGCAATGCATGCATCAGGTATGGTGTGTAAGCTAAAGAATAACACACCACCGATCGAGGGCTATGAAGAGCAAAAGAAGTGTCTCATTAATCTATACTCATTGTTCATTCAATCCATAGACGACATGTTGGGTCATGCTGTAAGTCCTGAATCGTTTGTTAATTATGAAATAAAGGAGGATGTTGCTGGAATAATCTTTGACGATCTTGTACGAATCGGCATGATAAAGAAGGCTCAAGTAATCGATAACATACCTAATGATCAGATTCAGAGACTTCACGTCGAGTACGGGATACCTGTAGATCAGTTGAAGAAGTTCTTAGCTCAACATAGGGGCCCTATCGATGACAAAGAATTCCTTAAAGCTATTCGagaatcattttcatttccaagCAGAAGCGAATTTTGGGAAACACTTATTAACCAAAAGGCTCTGCTCAGTGTTGAAAGGTATGTTGCGATCAATGAAGAACGGCTCAAAATAATGAATCCTGCTCTAATGAACGTTCTGAAGGAAAAGGTAGACAAAGGACAGCTGGTGAAAGCAGTTGTTAAGCTAGATAAGCGCCAGATCTTGTTGATCCACGAACAACAGTCACAGTTTTACTATGAGAAAGAGAAGCTCATTGATATGATCGGTAAAACGAAGTATATCTCTCTTGAAGAAAATGGTCTACTATCATGCAACGAAAAGGCAACCATAGACCCAAGTAGAATTACTGGTTGTGTGTTCTCTGCCTTTGATTCTATAACAGTTCAGGATATTACAAACAAGACAAGAATTACAACGAGTGAAGCGAAAAATATCATCGCAGAACTACTTAAGCGTAATGTTCTACAAAAAAGGGGTGAAACGTTTGTCCTACCAATGAACTATGACGATAGCCAGGATGTCTTGCTTCCCACCTATCCAGTGTATGAGAGTGTCGTTAGAAACGTCCTTGCTTCATGTTTTGCCTACAGATTAGCTCTGAGAAACATTGCACGACAACTAGAAGAGGAGAACTGTTCTGACATTCGTATAGAATTGAAGCCCAATCCCCATCAAATGTTTTTTACCGACTTACTGGAGCATAAGATAATACTCCCTCCTATGGCCACGCATGAGATCGATGAAAGTAAAATCAAGGCAATGTATAAAACATCATGGTCGAAAGGGGCATGGATAAGCATACTTTCTAAGGATATTGGTTTGTCTCAAGAATACACCAAGCTCCTGGTGGATGTGCTGCTTAAAAACCGTTTTATTGTTCCAAACCCCTTAATGGaattgttgttattttctCCTTCAAATAACATGTCTGAAGAAATAAAGAATGCATTGACAAGCTACAGGTTCAGTTCGAAAGATGACCGAACTAGCGTAGcctatttaaaatcatgcattgcatcaatcaatcaaaagcATGGACTTCTTGAATCCTACGACGTTGGAGTTGCGATTGAAAAGTGGTTTAACAATCAATTGCTGTTAATTGAAAACGGAACTGCTAAACATATTGAGAATGTCTTAAGTAAGTCGAAATCGTCTCTAGCAGCATTAAATGTTCCGCATGGCGCGCTGAAATCGATCATGGACTTTTATGGTAAAGGAAACTTTGGAAGCATCGATGAGATGCGGATCTTCATTACAAATGGATTAGAGCATCTGTTAGAGCTAGGAGAGAGAAAATGGACCATGGAAATGATATTGAAAACCTCACTGGTGTTAGCGTTTGGTGTAGCACAGATAACAATTGGCGCTATAATGATGGTGTATTCGGTTGGAATGATGACTCACGTTGCCGGAGCTTTCATGGGCGAAGGTGTCAGCGACATCATGTTTGCTGTGGGTTCTTTTAAGTCAGGTCACTTCAGCTGGAAAGATTACGGAAAGCATAAGTTACAAAGTCTGCTTTTTACGATCGGTACGGCCGGTGTGGGAATGTATCTCTCCCAGGGCGCCAAGATGTCTCGCATAGGTTATAAAGTTGCTGGACCAAGCCTGGAGTACGGTGGCAAACGGGTTGCCGAATCATCCGGAAAGCAGTTAATCAAAGCAGTTGGTGGACGGACGGTCGTTAAGGAGATAGCGAAGTGTGTGGCGCTCAAAACAGCAGAAAGTGTCGCATTTGCTGTGGCAAATACGGCCGTGGATACGgttgttgaaaatcatctgCAATCCATGTTGAACTCCTTAGCATCGGATATTTTATCTGGAGTTAAGGGTGAAGTAGCAAATCATAAGGTTGCTCACAATTTGCAGAAAGCGTACGATCGTTTAGGTGAAAATGATGCTAGAGCCCTCGTGAACGACTTGACAAATGCATACATGTTGGAACAGAACACGACACAAACCTTCCTTCCATTCACCAAGCAAATAAGCCAAAGCGTGATGCAAGGAATCGGgaaggcaaataaaaaaacaggtaCCACAAACAGTGCCATGGTGCTCATCAACCAAATCAGTCGAGTAATGGATTGTGTGGATCGTGTTGCACAAGTCTATAAAATGCGCAACGCAACATACCAATTGCTTGATAGTATTAACATCGAAATGGAGCGGAAACTCGCAAACATTGAGCAGAACTCAGCTCCATCGAAAGAAACCCCGGTAAATGGCAAAGATTTCGAGCGCTTTCAAAGGGAAGTGGTTGAGCAATGGGAAACGACGTTAAGTAAGCACGTTGGGCAACTGATCGCACAACATGTTGTGCTGCCAGTGCTGAAAATGGGCGTAAATAGTGTCCTTTTACATGTAGGTACAGCATTGAAGGACATTAGACGCAGCATGATAGAGTCGGAATTGAGCAGAGATGTTCACCGGCTAAAGGACGAACACGAACAGAAGATGAATCGGCCCGATATGACAGCAGAAACAAAGCGTCAACTGACAGAGGAATATCATGGTCAATTGCTGAAGATTATGCGCAAGACTCGTAGTCCGTCTCTGTTTGCCACCATCATCCGGGAAAACGTTCCAATGGATTTGACTTGTGTCGGGGCCTGTACTCCAATGATACATAAAATGCTACAGGCACAACATGGTGCGTTATCGGGGCTCACAATCACTGTCCACGGGGAAAAGGGTATAAAACAATCGTTCAGTTCTGGAACGGGTGGTCCCGAGATTCACCTAGATCTGAAGGGCAATCATTTCACTTTCGGAGCTGGAGAGTCAACTGTTGCCACGACAGGTAATAATTGTCTGTACGGAGCACTAGCCACAGCTATACCGGATCTGCAAGCTGTAGGAGAGGATTCGTTCAGGTCCATGTTGTGTGATTCCATCCAGAATGATGACAGCATGCACCATCACATTCGACAGGGTTGGCATCGTGTGCCGTTAAAGCATGGTGCGGTTGGCGGAGCCCGCAAGTCCCCTGCCAACACGACCAATAAAGGAGATGGTACATTCAAAACACCGACGGTGATCCTGTCGAATGATAGACCGAAAGGAAAACCTAAAGCACGTTGCTTAAGCAAAACTCCGTACGTAGATGATGAATCATCCACGACCAATGAGCTGCAAGGCGATTCAAGTCAACCCGTCACGAACGATTCCAGAACTCCCGAGTATCATCTGGATTCGCGTGTAGCTCACCATACGGGTCGTTTTGCAGGGGAGTTGAAAAAAATCGCTGAAATAACGAACATTCCTGTGGATGAACTGATCAAAGCGGGGCGCAGTATGTTCAAGGCGAGCAGAAACTGCTCTGGACAGAATCAGCAGCAGGCGCATGTGGTGCGGGTTTCCATCCTGGTGGAAAGGCTAAAAACCGACTTTCCAGATTTATACCAAAGGCTCACACGACACGCCGGTCACACACAGCTAGTTGATAAGTTTGTGAACGTGTTTCATAAAATAGGTGGAGATATCGATAGGAATCAGGCCGACTGGATACTTGATCTTGCAACTGTAGATTTCACGAAAGGATTAAACGATCATTCGAGAGGAGTGTTTGAGAAATATAAGAGCTCTGTTTTGAGAGTATTTGATAACAACATCAACTCAAACAAGTACAGTAAAGAGCAGGtgttggttataaaaaatgcaagAAAAATTATTAATAACACTAGTACAGAGGTGTTGTTTGAACGTGCACAGAAAGGATATGATTTTAAATATGAATACAAACCTTCGGGGCGCGGTGTGGGAAGACCTAAAATTTATAGAACAGAAAACGAGGAATAG